A single region of the Mycobacterium avium subsp. avium genome encodes:
- a CDS encoding acetyl-CoA C-acetyltransferase, which translates to MSAVREAVICEPVRTPIGRYGGMFKALTAVDLGVAALGGLLQRTGLPPEAVQDVILGHCYPSSEAPAIGRVVALDSGLPVTVPGMQVDRRCGSGLQAVIQACLQVRNGDHDLVIAGGCESMSNVAFYSTDMRWGGARSGVRVHDGLARGRTTAGGRRYPVPGGMLETAENLRRQYGISRQEQDELAVRSHQRAVAAQKDGILAQEIIAVAVPTRHGDELIDTDEHPRADTSVESLSKLKPVLLEQDPEATVTAGNASGQNDAASMCVVTTPEKADEHGLRPLVRLVSWAVAGVAPHIMGIGPVPATEVALAKAGLSLSDIDLIELNEAFAAQALAVMREWKFGAADHDRTNVHGSGISLGHPVGATGGRMLATLARELTRRQARYGLETMCIGGGQGLAAVFERVA; encoded by the coding sequence GTGAGCGCGGTCCGCGAAGCCGTCATCTGCGAGCCCGTCCGGACGCCGATCGGCCGCTACGGGGGAATGTTCAAGGCGCTCACCGCCGTCGACCTCGGCGTCGCGGCGCTCGGTGGGCTGTTGCAGCGAACCGGGTTGCCCCCCGAGGCCGTGCAGGACGTCATTCTCGGGCACTGCTATCCCAGCAGCGAGGCGCCGGCGATCGGACGCGTCGTGGCACTGGATTCCGGTCTGCCGGTGACGGTTCCGGGCATGCAGGTCGACCGGCGCTGCGGCTCGGGACTGCAAGCCGTGATCCAGGCCTGCCTGCAGGTGCGCAACGGCGATCACGATCTGGTCATCGCCGGCGGCTGCGAAAGCATGAGCAACGTCGCCTTCTACTCCACCGACATGCGCTGGGGCGGCGCCCGCAGCGGTGTGCGGGTGCATGACGGGCTGGCCCGCGGACGCACCACGGCCGGGGGCCGGCGCTACCCGGTGCCCGGCGGCATGCTGGAAACGGCCGAGAATCTGCGCCGCCAGTACGGCATTTCCCGCCAGGAGCAGGACGAGCTGGCGGTGCGGTCACACCAGCGCGCGGTGGCCGCGCAGAAAGACGGCATCCTGGCCCAGGAGATCATCGCCGTCGCGGTGCCCACCCGGCACGGCGACGAGCTGATCGACACCGACGAACACCCGCGCGCGGATACCTCGGTGGAGTCGCTGAGCAAGCTCAAACCCGTTCTGCTGGAACAGGATCCAGAGGCCACCGTCACGGCGGGCAACGCCAGCGGGCAGAACGACGCGGCCTCGATGTGCGTGGTGACCACGCCGGAGAAGGCCGACGAGCACGGCCTGAGGCCATTGGTGCGGCTGGTGTCGTGGGCAGTGGCCGGGGTCGCCCCTCACATCATGGGCATCGGGCCGGTCCCGGCCACCGAGGTGGCGCTGGCCAAGGCGGGGCTGTCACTGTCCGACATCGACCTCATCGAGCTCAACGAAGCCTTTGCCGCGCAAGCGCTTGCGGTGATGCGGGAATGGAAGTTCGGCGCCGCCGACCACGACCGCACCAATGTGCACGGCTCCGGGATCTCGCTGGGCCATCCGGTCGGCGCCACCGGCGGCCGGATGCTGGCCACCCTGGCACGCGAGCTCACCCGCCGCCAGGCCCGCTACGGCCTGGAGACGATGTGCATCGGCGGCGGCCAGGGCCTGGCCGCCGTCTTCGAGCGGGTCGCCTGA
- a CDS encoding phosphotransferase family protein: protein MSAVLSIPRYPGDVTPQWLSAALSGRGAPVEVAEVDVAAIGTGQTGATYRVTARYATDPGDLPQTFVIKLPAQDDTVRDRVVIGYRSECAFYSSVADRVQVPTPRCFYSEITEDAMDFALLLADQAPAVQGDQLLGCGETEARLAVTALAGLHAPSWCDPVWLDFPGIAFGRPDEAGAGGMGEVAKMSADITLERLGDRMSAEDRETFAAAMGVIAPWLLSEYDRFALLHGDYRLDNLLFDPDRTRVSVVDWQTLGVGLPARDLAYFTATSLDSPLRAAIEEELVADYHRALVAGGVSGYDRETCWRDYRLGVLQAPLISALGFAFAAATERGDDMVLTMLGRGRRAIRELGTLELIG from the coding sequence ATGAGTGCTGTGCTGTCGATACCGCGTTACCCCGGCGACGTCACCCCGCAGTGGCTGTCGGCGGCGCTGAGCGGGCGCGGCGCTCCCGTCGAGGTCGCCGAGGTGGACGTGGCCGCGATCGGCACCGGGCAGACCGGGGCCACCTATCGGGTGACGGCCCGCTACGCCACCGATCCCGGTGACCTGCCGCAGACCTTCGTGATCAAACTTCCCGCTCAGGACGACACCGTGCGCGACCGGGTGGTCATCGGCTACCGCAGCGAATGCGCGTTCTACTCCTCGGTGGCCGACCGGGTGCAGGTGCCGACACCGCGCTGCTTCTACTCCGAGATCACCGAGGACGCAATGGATTTCGCCCTGCTGCTGGCCGACCAGGCTCCGGCGGTGCAGGGCGATCAGCTGTTGGGCTGCGGTGAAACCGAGGCGCGGCTTGCGGTCACCGCGCTGGCCGGTCTGCACGCGCCCAGCTGGTGTGACCCGGTGTGGCTCGACTTCCCGGGCATCGCGTTCGGGCGGCCCGACGAAGCCGGGGCGGGCGGCATGGGCGAGGTGGCGAAGATGAGCGCCGACATCACGCTGGAGCGGCTGGGCGATCGGATGAGCGCCGAAGACCGCGAAACCTTCGCCGCGGCAATGGGTGTGATCGCGCCGTGGCTGCTGTCCGAGTATGACCGGTTCGCCCTGCTGCACGGCGACTACCGGCTGGACAACCTGCTGTTCGACCCGGACCGAACCAGGGTGAGTGTGGTCGACTGGCAGACGCTCGGGGTCGGCCTTCCGGCCCGCGACCTCGCCTACTTCACCGCGACCAGCCTGGATTCGCCGCTGCGCGCGGCCATCGAGGAAGAGCTCGTCGCCGACTACCACCGCGCGCTGGTGGCCGGCGGGGTCAGCGGCTACGACCGCGAAACCTGTTGGCGCGACTACCGGCTCGGGGTGCTGCAGGCGCCGCTGATCTCCGCGCTGGGGTTCGCGTTCGCCGCGGCCACCGAGCGCGGCGACGACATGGTGCTCACCATGCTGGGCCGCGGCCGCCGGGCGATCCGCGAGCTGGGCACCCTCGAGCTGATCGGCTGA
- a CDS encoding acyl-CoA dehydrogenase family protein, whose translation MTRLAQTLGLTEFQTEIIATVRQFVDKEVIPHAAELERADTYPQDIVDQMRDMGLFGLMIPQEYGGLGESLLTYALCVEELARGWMSVSGVLNTHFIVAYMLRQHGTDEQKQRFLPRMAVGETRGAFSMSEPELGSDVAAIRTRARRDPDGGYTIDGQKMWLTNGATSTLIAVLVRTDEGSDKPHRNLTAFLVEKPVGFGEVVAGLRIPGKIDKLGYKGIETTELIFDGYRAAADDILGGTPGQGFFQMMDGIEVGRVNVSARACGVAIRAFELAVRYAQQRETFGKPIAEHQAIAFQLAEMATKVEAAHLMMVNAARLKDSGERNDVAAGMAKYLASEYCAEVTQQSFRIHGGYGYSKEYEIERLMRDAPFLLIGEGTSEIQKNIISKRLLAEYRV comes from the coding sequence ATGACCAGACTGGCCCAGACCCTCGGGTTGACCGAATTCCAGACCGAGATCATCGCCACCGTACGGCAATTCGTCGACAAGGAAGTCATTCCCCACGCCGCGGAACTGGAACGCGCCGACACCTACCCCCAGGACATCGTCGACCAGATGCGCGACATGGGGCTGTTCGGGCTGATGATCCCGCAGGAGTACGGCGGATTGGGCGAGTCGCTGCTGACCTACGCCCTGTGCGTGGAGGAGCTGGCCCGCGGCTGGATGAGCGTCTCCGGTGTGCTCAACACCCACTTCATCGTGGCCTACATGCTGCGCCAGCACGGCACCGACGAACAGAAGCAGCGCTTCCTGCCGCGGATGGCGGTCGGCGAGACCCGCGGCGCGTTCTCGATGTCGGAGCCGGAGCTGGGCTCCGATGTGGCCGCGATCCGGACCCGCGCCCGGCGCGATCCGGACGGCGGCTACACCATCGACGGCCAGAAGATGTGGCTCACCAACGGTGCCACCTCGACGCTGATCGCGGTGCTGGTGCGCACCGACGAGGGCTCGGACAAGCCGCACCGCAACCTGACCGCGTTCCTGGTCGAGAAGCCGGTCGGGTTCGGCGAAGTCGTTGCGGGCCTGCGGATTCCGGGGAAGATCGACAAGCTGGGCTACAAGGGCATCGAAACCACCGAGCTCATCTTCGACGGCTACCGGGCGGCCGCCGACGACATCCTCGGCGGCACGCCGGGGCAGGGCTTCTTCCAGATGATGGACGGCATCGAGGTGGGCCGGGTCAACGTCTCGGCCCGCGCGTGCGGTGTCGCGATCCGCGCCTTCGAGCTGGCGGTGCGCTACGCGCAACAACGCGAGACCTTCGGCAAGCCGATCGCCGAGCACCAGGCCATCGCGTTCCAACTGGCCGAGATGGCCACCAAAGTCGAAGCGGCACACCTGATGATGGTCAACGCCGCACGTCTGAAGGACTCGGGGGAGCGCAACGACGTCGCCGCCGGAATGGCCAAATACCTGGCCAGCGAATACTGCGCCGAAGTGACCCAGCAGAGTTTCCGGATCCACGGCGGCTACGGCTATTCCAAGGAGTACGAGATCGAGCGGCTGATGCGCGACGCGCCGTTTTTGCTCATCGGCGAGGGCACCAGCGAGATCCAGAAGAACATCATCAGTAAGCGGCTGCTCGCCGAATACCGGGTGTAG
- a CDS encoding pyridoxamine 5'-phosphate oxidase family protein, protein MKPFSESERQEFLAGTHVAVLSVEATDGRPPAAVPIWYDYTPGGDIRIMTGASSRKARLIERAGKVTVVVQREEPPYQYVVVEGTVVDATKPAPSDVQLAVAIRYLGEDGGRAFVQSLEGVEEVLFTIRPDRWLSADFTGDL, encoded by the coding sequence ATGAAACCCTTCAGCGAATCCGAACGCCAGGAGTTCCTCGCCGGCACACACGTCGCGGTCCTATCGGTCGAGGCCACCGACGGCCGCCCGCCGGCCGCCGTCCCGATCTGGTACGACTATACCCCCGGCGGCGACATCCGGATCATGACCGGGGCGTCCAGTCGCAAGGCCCGGCTCATCGAGCGGGCGGGCAAGGTCACTGTGGTGGTCCAGCGCGAGGAGCCGCCGTATCAGTACGTGGTGGTGGAGGGCACCGTCGTCGACGCCACCAAGCCGGCCCCGTCCGACGTGCAATTGGCCGTCGCCATCCGTTACCTGGGCGAGGACGGTGGGCGCGCGTTCGTGCAAAGCCTGGAGGGTGTCGAGGAGGTGCTGTTCACCATCCGGCCCGACCGCTGGCTGAGCGCCGACTTCACCGGCGACCTCTGA
- a CDS encoding IS110-like element IS901 family transposase, which yields MAEPDRVWVGIDVGKSTHHACAIDDTGKVVWSKKIPNEQAAIEDLIAQGGRIANHVVWAIDLTSPPAALLIAVLLSAKAEVVYVPGRTVNTMSHAFRGEGKTDAKDARVIAETARHRRDLSPVVPGEDLVAELRSLTAYRSDLMADWVRGVNRLRSMLTAIFPALEAAFDYSTRAPLILVSAMCTPGEIRSAKRAGVIKHLRKNRAWPNNIDTIADKALAAAAGQIITLPGEAGTAALIKQLAARLLDLDRQIKDIDKQITNKFREHPSAAIIESMPGMGPHLGAEFLVITGGNMAAFTNPGRLASFAGLVPVPRDSGRITGNLHRPKRYNRRLRRVFYLAALSSLKIEGPSRAFYDRKRSENHIHTQALLALARRHVDVLWALLRDNRTWQPQQPTVAAA from the coding sequence ATGGCCGAACCCGACCGAGTGTGGGTGGGTATCGACGTCGGTAAGTCCACTCATCATGCGTGCGCGATCGATGACACCGGAAAGGTGGTGTGGTCGAAGAAAATCCCGAACGAACAGGCCGCGATCGAAGACCTGATCGCCCAGGGCGGCCGGATTGCTAACCACGTGGTGTGGGCGATCGATTTGACCTCGCCGCCGGCGGCGCTGCTGATCGCCGTACTGCTGAGCGCGAAAGCCGAGGTGGTGTATGTGCCGGGCCGCACGGTTAACACGATGAGTCATGCGTTCCGCGGCGAAGGCAAGACCGACGCCAAAGACGCGCGGGTAATCGCCGAAACCGCTCGGCACCGACGAGATCTGTCCCCGGTCGTACCCGGCGAAGACCTGGTTGCCGAATTGCGGTCGCTGACCGCATACCGGTCGGATCTGATGGCTGACTGGGTGCGAGGCGTGAACCGGCTGCGCTCGATGCTCACCGCCATCTTCCCTGCTCTGGAAGCTGCGTTCGACTACTCCACCCGCGCGCCGTTGATCCTGGTATCCGCTATGTGCACTCCGGGCGAAATCCGGTCGGCAAAAAGAGCTGGCGTGATCAAGCACCTTCGGAAAAACCGGGCATGGCCCAACAACATCGACACGATCGCCGACAAGGCGCTCGCCGCGGCAGCAGGCCAGATAATCACCCTTCCCGGCGAAGCCGGAACCGCCGCGCTCATCAAGCAACTCGCAGCACGGCTGCTGGACTTGGATCGGCAGATCAAGGACATCGATAAGCAAATCACCAACAAATTTCGTGAGCATCCCAGCGCCGCCATCATCGAGTCGATGCCCGGCATGGGGCCACACCTGGGCGCTGAGTTCCTCGTAATCACCGGCGGCAACATGGCCGCCTTCACCAACCCCGGCCGACTGGCATCGTTCGCCGGATTGGTACCCGTCCCACGCGATTCCGGCCGTATCACCGGCAATCTGCATCGGCCCAAGCGCTACAACCGGCGCCTGCGCCGCGTGTTCTACCTCGCCGCCCTGTCCAGCCTCAAGATCGAAGGTCCCTCGCGGGCTTTCTACGACCGCAAACGATCCGAGAACCATATCCACACCCAGGCCCTGCTTGCCCTGGCACGCCGCCACGTCGACGTCCTGTGGGCACTGCTGCGCGACAACAGAACCTGGCAACCCCAGCAACCAACCGTGGCAGCTGCCTGA
- a CDS encoding mycofactocin-coupled SDR family oxidoreductase, whose amino-acid sequence MAGKLEGRVAFITGAARGQGRAHAVRMAAEGADIIAVDIAGKLPSCVPYDPASPEDLSETVRLVEAANRRIVAAVVDTRDFDGLRKVVDDGVAALGRLDIIVANAGVAAPQAWDDITPEDFRDVMDINVTGTWNTVMAGAPRIIEGGRGGSIILISSAAGMKMQPFMIHYTASKHAVTGLARAFAAELGKHSIRVNSVHPGPVNTPMGSGDMVTAVGQAMETNPQLSHVLTPFLPDWVAEPEDIADTVCWLASDESRKVTAAQIPVDQGSTQY is encoded by the coding sequence ATGGCCGGAAAGCTCGAGGGGCGAGTAGCTTTCATCACCGGGGCGGCCCGCGGCCAGGGCCGTGCGCATGCGGTCCGGATGGCCGCCGAGGGCGCCGACATCATCGCCGTCGACATCGCCGGCAAGCTGCCCTCGTGCGTTCCCTACGATCCGGCGAGCCCGGAGGACCTGAGCGAAACCGTGCGCCTGGTCGAGGCCGCGAACCGCCGGATCGTCGCCGCGGTGGTGGACACCCGCGACTTCGACGGGCTGCGAAAGGTGGTGGACGACGGCGTGGCCGCGTTGGGGCGCCTCGACATCATCGTCGCCAACGCCGGGGTCGCGGCCCCCCAGGCCTGGGACGACATCACCCCGGAAGACTTCCGCGACGTCATGGACATCAACGTCACCGGCACCTGGAACACGGTGATGGCCGGCGCGCCCCGGATCATCGAGGGCGGCCGCGGCGGCTCCATCATCCTGATCAGTTCGGCGGCGGGAATGAAGATGCAGCCGTTCATGATTCACTACACGGCCAGCAAGCACGCGGTGACCGGGCTGGCGCGGGCGTTCGCCGCGGAGTTGGGCAAGCATTCGATCCGGGTCAACAGCGTCCATCCCGGACCGGTGAACACGCCGATGGGCTCGGGCGACATGGTCACCGCGGTGGGCCAGGCCATGGAGACCAACCCGCAGCTGTCGCACGTGCTGACACCGTTTTTGCCCGACTGGGTCGCCGAGCCGGAGGATATCGCCGACACGGTGTGCTGGTTGGCCAGCGACGAATCGCGCAAGGTCACCGCCGCCCAGATCCCGGTCGATCAGGGCTCGACCCAGTACTGA
- a CDS encoding acyl-CoA dehydrogenase family protein codes for MPEEGASADAGAEVAEVSEQDFGEILAQTRQFVRTAVVPREQEILDGDRVPDDLRDQAKKMGLFGYAIPQQWGGLGLNLMQDVELAMELGYTSLALRSMFGTNNGIAGQVLVGFGTEAQKARWLEPMAAGDVVASFALTEPGAGSNPAGLRTKAVADGDNWVISGQKRFITNAPVANLFVVFARTRPADDQGPGIAVFLVPADAAGVQVGAKDAKMGQEGAWTADVSFDDVRVGGDALIGGSEDIGYRAAMTSLARGRVHIAALAVGAAQRALDESVSYASTATQGGTPIGNFQLVQAMLADQQTEVLAGRALVREAARLWVTGEDRRVAPSAAKLYCTEMAGRVADLAVQVHGGSGYMRGVPVERIYRDVRLLRLYEGTSEIQRLIIGSNLVKAAQRATTTKER; via the coding sequence GTGCCAGAAGAGGGAGCGTCCGCAGATGCCGGCGCTGAAGTCGCCGAGGTCTCGGAGCAGGATTTCGGCGAGATCCTGGCCCAGACCCGCCAGTTCGTCCGCACCGCCGTGGTGCCCCGCGAGCAGGAAATCCTGGACGGCGACCGGGTGCCCGACGACCTGCGCGACCAGGCCAAGAAGATGGGGCTGTTCGGGTACGCCATCCCCCAGCAGTGGGGCGGGCTCGGCCTCAACCTGATGCAAGACGTCGAGCTGGCGATGGAATTGGGCTACACCTCGCTGGCGCTGCGTTCGATGTTCGGCACCAACAACGGCATCGCCGGTCAAGTGCTGGTCGGCTTCGGCACCGAGGCGCAAAAGGCTCGCTGGCTCGAGCCGATGGCGGCCGGCGACGTCGTCGCCTCCTTCGCCCTGACCGAACCCGGCGCCGGGTCCAACCCGGCCGGCCTGCGCACCAAAGCCGTTGCCGACGGCGACAATTGGGTGATCTCCGGGCAAAAGCGCTTCATCACCAACGCGCCCGTCGCCAACCTGTTCGTGGTGTTCGCCCGCACCCGGCCGGCCGACGACCAGGGACCCGGAATCGCCGTCTTCCTGGTTCCGGCGGACGCGGCGGGTGTGCAGGTCGGCGCCAAGGACGCCAAGATGGGCCAGGAGGGCGCCTGGACCGCCGATGTCAGCTTCGACGACGTCCGGGTCGGGGGCGACGCGCTGATCGGCGGCAGCGAGGACATCGGGTATCGCGCGGCGATGACCTCGTTGGCGCGCGGACGGGTGCACATCGCCGCCCTCGCGGTCGGCGCCGCGCAACGCGCGCTCGACGAATCGGTGTCCTACGCCTCCACCGCGACACAGGGCGGCACACCGATCGGAAACTTCCAGCTGGTGCAGGCCATGCTGGCCGACCAGCAGACCGAGGTGCTGGCCGGGCGCGCGCTGGTGCGCGAGGCCGCCCGGCTGTGGGTGACCGGCGAGGACCGCCGCGTGGCACCGTCGGCGGCCAAGCTGTACTGCACCGAAATGGCCGGCCGGGTGGCCGATCTCGCGGTCCAGGTGCACGGCGGCAGCGGCTACATGCGCGGTGTCCCGGTGGAACGCATCTACCGCGACGTGCGCCTGCTGCGGCTCTACGAGGGCACCAGCGAGATACAGCGTCTGATCATCGGGTCGAACCTCGTCAAGGCGGCCCAGCGAGCCACTACCACGAAGGAGCGCTGA
- the fabG gene encoding 3-oxoacyl-ACP reductase FabG gives MVQVSLLSGQTAVITGGAQGLGFAIAERFVAEGARVVLGDVNLEATQTAAKQLGGDQVALAVRCDVTKSSEVETLIQTAVERFGGLDIMVNNAGITRDATMRKMTEEQFDQVIAVHLKGTWNGTRLAAAIMRENKRGAIINMSSVSGKVGMVGQTNYSAAKAGIVGMTKAAAKELAYLGVRVNAIAPGLIRSAMTEAMPQRIWDSKVAEVPMGRAGEPSEVASVALFLASDMSSYMTGTVMEITGGRHL, from the coding sequence GTGGTACAGGTGTCCTTGCTCAGTGGTCAGACCGCGGTCATCACAGGTGGCGCACAAGGTTTGGGGTTCGCGATCGCCGAACGGTTCGTCGCCGAAGGGGCGCGGGTCGTCCTCGGCGACGTCAATCTGGAGGCGACGCAAACCGCGGCCAAACAGCTGGGCGGTGACCAGGTGGCGCTGGCCGTGCGCTGCGACGTCACCAAGTCGTCCGAGGTCGAAACGCTGATCCAGACCGCCGTCGAGCGGTTCGGCGGCCTGGACATCATGGTCAACAACGCCGGGATCACCCGGGACGCCACCATGCGCAAGATGACCGAGGAGCAGTTCGATCAGGTCATCGCCGTGCACTTGAAGGGCACCTGGAACGGCACCCGGTTGGCGGCGGCGATCATGCGGGAAAACAAGCGCGGCGCCATCATCAACATGTCCTCGGTGTCGGGCAAGGTCGGCATGGTCGGCCAGACCAACTACTCGGCGGCCAAGGCCGGCATCGTGGGCATGACCAAGGCGGCCGCCAAGGAGCTGGCCTACCTGGGTGTGCGGGTGAACGCGATCGCCCCCGGTTTGATCCGCTCGGCGATGACAGAGGCCATGCCGCAACGCATTTGGGACTCCAAGGTGGCCGAGGTGCCGATGGGCCGGGCCGGCGAGCCCAGCGAGGTCGCCAGCGTGGCGCTGTTTTTGGCCTCCGACATGTCGTCGTACATGACCGGCACCGTCATGGAGATCACGGGCGGCCGGCACCTGTGA
- a CDS encoding GntR family transcriptional regulator translates to MSVPDFAARPQLSDDVAHLIRGRIFDGSYAAGSYVRLDQLAAELGISVTPVREALFALRAEGLISQQPRRGFVVLPVTRRDVTDVANVQAHVGGELAARAAVNITDDQLRELKQIQAQLEDAYAGDEHERTVRLNHEFHRAINIAADSPKLAQLMSQITRYAPESVFPAIPGWPEQSMKDHRRILSALKKRDDKLARAAMSEHLAAGAVPLIDHLMSRGVVTDQSGRA, encoded by the coding sequence ATGAGCGTTCCGGATTTCGCGGCCCGACCGCAACTTTCCGACGACGTCGCGCATCTGATCCGCGGCCGGATCTTTGACGGCAGTTACGCCGCCGGCTCCTATGTGCGGCTGGATCAGCTGGCCGCCGAACTCGGGATCAGCGTCACACCGGTGCGTGAAGCGCTGTTCGCGCTGCGCGCCGAGGGCCTGATCAGCCAGCAGCCCCGGCGCGGCTTCGTTGTGCTGCCGGTCACCCGGCGCGACGTCACCGACGTGGCGAACGTGCAGGCGCACGTCGGCGGTGAGCTGGCCGCGCGTGCGGCGGTCAACATCACCGACGACCAGCTGCGCGAGCTCAAACAGATCCAGGCGCAGCTGGAGGACGCCTACGCCGGCGACGAGCACGAGCGCACTGTCCGGCTGAACCACGAATTCCACCGGGCCATCAACATCGCCGCCGACTCACCCAAACTGGCGCAGCTGATGTCCCAAATCACCCGCTACGCACCGGAATCGGTGTTCCCTGCGATCCCGGGCTGGCCCGAGCAGTCGATGAAGGACCACCGGCGCATCTTGTCCGCGCTGAAAAAACGGGACGACAAGCTGGCCCGCGCGGCGATGTCGGAGCACCTGGCCGCCGGTGCGGTTCCGCTGATCGATCACCTGATGTCGCGCGGCGTGGTGACCGATCAGAGCGGTCGGGCCTAG
- a CDS encoding CoA transferase encodes MTDPRLPLHGLSVVEVSSFVAAPLCGMTLSQLGAEVIRVDPIGGASDVQRWPLAADGTSIYWTGLNKGKRSATIDLRSAEGQRLVQRLIVEGDGVVVTNAAGLSWLSHDALAALRADVIHVQLLGRGDGSTGVDYTVNAGIGYPLVTGPAEHAGPINHVLPAWDVCCGLYAALSVVTAVHRREQSGAGARISLALEDVALATAANLGLLTEPQVVGTQRERLGNAIYGQYGQDFTSRDGARFMVVTLTGRHFRDLLDVTGTGAAVSALADALGVDFGSEGERYRYRDVLSGLFATWFGDHTADEITAALSHTTVLFERYRTFAEVAAGPKVTANPLFSRLHQPGLGDYFAPGLPAAFDGTHPAGAPAPALGQDTAEVLARLGLTAADIERLADAKTIAC; translated from the coding sequence ATGACCGATCCGCGGCTGCCCCTGCACGGCCTCAGCGTGGTGGAGGTGTCCAGCTTCGTCGCCGCGCCGTTGTGCGGCATGACGCTGAGTCAGCTCGGCGCGGAGGTGATCCGGGTCGACCCGATCGGCGGCGCTTCCGACGTGCAACGCTGGCCGCTGGCGGCGGACGGCACGTCGATCTATTGGACCGGGCTGAACAAGGGAAAGCGTTCGGCCACCATCGATTTGCGGTCCGCCGAGGGCCAACGGCTGGTGCAGCGACTGATCGTGGAGGGCGACGGCGTCGTCGTCACCAACGCGGCGGGCCTGTCCTGGCTGAGCCACGATGCGCTGGCGGCGCTGCGCGCCGACGTCATCCACGTCCAGCTACTCGGTCGCGGCGACGGCTCCACCGGCGTGGACTACACCGTCAACGCCGGCATCGGCTACCCGCTGGTCACCGGCCCGGCCGAGCACGCCGGCCCGATCAACCACGTGCTGCCGGCCTGGGACGTGTGCTGCGGACTGTATGCCGCGCTGTCCGTCGTCACCGCCGTCCACCGCCGCGAGCAGTCCGGGGCCGGCGCGCGGATCAGCCTGGCGCTGGAGGACGTCGCGCTGGCCACCGCGGCCAACCTGGGGTTGCTCACCGAGCCGCAAGTCGTCGGCACCCAGCGCGAACGGTTGGGCAACGCCATCTACGGCCAGTACGGGCAGGACTTCACCAGCCGCGACGGAGCCAGGTTCATGGTTGTCACGTTGACCGGTCGGCATTTTCGCGACCTGCTCGACGTGACGGGCACCGGCGCGGCGGTGTCGGCGCTCGCCGATGCGCTGGGTGTCGACTTCGGCTCCGAGGGCGAGCGCTACCGGTACCGCGACGTGCTCTCCGGTCTGTTCGCCACCTGGTTCGGCGATCACACCGCCGACGAAATCACCGCCGCGCTGTCGCACACCACCGTGCTCTTCGAGCGGTACCGCACCTTCGCCGAGGTCGCGGCGGGGCCGAAAGTCACTGCCAATCCGCTGTTTTCCCGATTGCACCAGCCCGGCCTGGGCGACTACTTCGCGCCCGGATTGCCGGCCGCGTTCGACGGCACCCATCCCGCCGGCGCGCCCGCCCCCGCCCTGGGGCAAGACACCGCCGAGGTCCTCGCGCGGCTGGGGCTCACCGCCGCGGACATCGAGCGGCTGGCCGACGCCAAGACCATCGCCTGCTGA